A region of the Chlamydia buteonis genome:
TCATTTATGATAAGTACTAATTTCTCCTTGTCTTTGTTTACATTTTAATTAGTGCATGACACTTCTAACTTATTATTCTCTAGATTCACGGCGATCTGCAAAATGATCCTCAACAATCACTATATTGTGAACTGTATCTTCTTCTAAATTCATATCGATAATATTTAGATTAGTAGCTTCAAAAACAGTATCCCCTAATCTTAAAAACTCACTTCTCAAATCCGCTATCTCTTGAGCTTGCTGAGAAGTTAGTTCTCTTAATCGCATGACTTCTCTTTGTTGATTTTCTCTTTCATCTTCGAAATGACTCGCTATCAAGGCTCCTACTTGTTCTCGAGTATATTCCTCGGAATTCCCTACAAATTTCCTCAAAAAACCCTGACTAGTTGAAGTCTCAACAAGCATTGAATGGCCTTGCTGTCCAAAACGTGTTTCCATCCTTTCAATCATCCTATAATAAAGAGCTAGTGTCCGCTTGAGCTTCTGATTCTCCTCTTCAAGGGGATGTATGTTTAGGGCGTTGTCAGATAATAATGTTTCTCTGATATGCTCTTCAGCTCCTCCGCCTATTATTAAAAATGGAGCTTCTTCAAGACTATTTCTATTTTTCCCTACTTCTTCTAAACGCATTTGCAAAGCACGTATTGTCCCTTGATTCACTGTTTGGGTATTCTGTAGCTTTTCTATTGAACTTTGCAAATCTCTTCCCATACTAGACAAGATAGCGAACTCCCTATTGCGTAGACTTAACGCATCTTCTAAAGAACGTATACGCGTTTGTGCCTCATCCCTCGCGTGCAGTAAAACACGAACTTGCTCATATACAGGGGCAATTTTCCGAAAATCAATAAGATCCTGATGAGATTGAATTTGCTGAAGAAGATCTTCATAACGCCGTATAGAACGCCCATAGTCCATACTTTTTTCTCTGAATCTAGACAAGCTCTCTTGACATTCGTTACTTAGATTACTACCGTCCTCGACTATAAGAAGCCCTTGGAACCTTTGGAAATCTGTATATGCGTTGTCAAACTCCTCCCTAGCACTATCCATGCTGATTTTTGCTAGATCTCTCTGACTTATAAAACATTGGTAGGCGAGGCGCTCTTGCTCATGTTCTGACAACAAAGTACGTAATTCTCTTTCTATGGCTTCTACACTTTCCTCTGTGAGCGCAGTGGCTTCTGAGAATCTAGAATCATTGACATAAGATCTTGGAATATTTTCAGAAAAACGCTGCGACTGAGATATTACAGCGTGGCAGGAAAAACATTTTAAACTAGCGCTGAAGAGTAATACTCCAATAGCAACAGATATACCCATAATTACGGTAGAACACAATACTCCTAACTGCGCTCCAAATAGAATCACAGCAGCTATAGCCCCGGTAATAATCAATAAACTTGCTATTAATGATACAATAGTCGTAAGAAAATGAACTCGAGAATCAGGAAAATTACAACAGCGATCTTCAGAGTTCTCCAATTTCAAATAGAAACAGGGAGAAACACATTTCATATAAAATCAAACCAAATTATAAACGGCTGAAAAATGGTATTTTCTATTTTATTTTATTTCAAGCTCTTATTAGGAAATCTGGTCTGACTACTAGATGAACTTATGCTAACTCATTTAAAATCAAAAGAAAAAGCAAAATTATTGAGAAAAGTGTGTTTTTTGAAGGAAAATGCGAAATTTAGAGAGGTAAACAAACTAAGTATAAAAAAGAACAGCAGAAGATATTTTCAGAAAAAAACATTATCTCACTAATCCTGAGGAGATTCCTTTGTTTACCTGCTGTTTTGCTTATTTTCATCATTTGTCATTAAGACGTTTTTTTGATTAGAATTACTTCTTTTTATGGTTATGTCAACTTCCATTATCTATACATTTATTGCTTAGACGCTCTCTTTCTACATCCGAGATGTGTAATTAAACACAGAATCTCAGAAACACTTTTTACTCGCGAATCATACATTGCTTATGTATGAGCAACACATCTAATCTTAACCACACGTATGTTAATACAACATTGAATAACGACTTGATGAATTTTGTAAGACTGAGCTACCTCTATGGCTAATATCACCCTGAATTGTTTTCCTAACTACTCCACAAGTATTGTTACTAAACTATCTTTAAAACAGCGCTTACAGACATGTGCAAGAAATATCCATTACCACGTCTTTTATCTTTTCATAACAACTACCTTATTGAGGCAGTCACCGCATACTGCAAATCCAGCAAATTTACGTATAATTCTTACTGTTATTCTTGCTGCAGTTATCAGTATTGTTCTTTTCTTATTTCTCTACCCTTTAAAACTCGCTCTCTTAGGGGTCAGCCTATGTTTAAAAGATTCTAAAACAACCAC
Encoded here:
- a CDS encoding IncA family protein; translated protein: MKCVSPCFYLKLENSEDRCCNFPDSRVHFLTTIVSLIASLLIITGAIAAVILFGAQLGVLCSTVIMGISVAIGVLLFSASLKCFSCHAVISQSQRFSENIPRSYVNDSRFSEATALTEESVEAIERELRTLLSEHEQERLAYQCFISQRDLAKISMDSAREEFDNAYTDFQRFQGLLIVEDGSNLSNECQESLSRFREKSMDYGRSIRRYEDLLQQIQSHQDLIDFRKIAPVYEQVRVLLHARDEAQTRIRSLEDALSLRNREFAILSSMGRDLQSSIEKLQNTQTVNQGTIRALQMRLEEVGKNRNSLEEAPFLIIGGGAEEHIRETLLSDNALNIHPLEEENQKLKRTLALYYRMIERMETRFGQQGHSMLVETSTSQGFLRKFVGNSEEYTREQVGALIASHFEDERENQQREVMRLRELTSQQAQEIADLRSEFLRLGDTVFEATNLNIIDMNLEEDTVHNIVIVEDHFADRRESRE